A single Deltaproteobacteria bacterium DNA region contains:
- a CDS encoding TetR/AcrR family transcriptional regulator: protein MDQKRLPRREREKIARRDEIFSAALDLFSEKGYHNVSMHEIAEKAEFAIGTLYKFFENKEALYKALVMEQAEKFHSTLTRAIEEPVNEIEKIRNYIRAKGEVFTANVSMIRLYFAETRGASFNIKAGLDTEIQEMYEEFLKNLASVFNSGIKKRLFKKILDPYYLAVAIDSLTSAFLLLWLEAPDRHPYPEDPDVILNILLKGLVDP from the coding sequence ATGGACCAAAAACGATTGCCTCGACGAGAAAGAGAAAAGATAGCACGTAGAGATGAGATATTTTCTGCTGCACTCGATCTCTTTTCGGAAAAAGGCTATCACAACGTCTCTATGCATGAGATCGCTGAGAAGGCCGAGTTTGCCATTGGAACCCTGTATAAATTTTTTGAAAACAAGGAAGCTCTATACAAGGCATTGGTTATGGAGCAGGCCGAGAAGTTCCATAGCACACTTACACGGGCGATCGAAGAACCGGTTAACGAGATTGAAAAAATCCGTAATTACATCAGGGCCAAGGGCGAAGTTTTCACAGCCAACGTATCCATGATACGCCTCTATTTTGCGGAAACCAGGGGGGCAAGCTTCAATATCAAGGCAGGGCTCGATACAGAAATACAGGAGATGTACGAGGAGTTCCTTAAGAACCTCGCCTCTGTATTCAACTCCGGGATAAAGAAGAGGCTCTTCAAGAAAATACTTGACCCATATTATCTGGCGGTAGCAATTGATAGCCTTACCAGCGCCTTTCTTTTACTCTGGCTTGAAGCGCCTGATCGGCACCCTTATCCGGAAGATCCGGACGTTATCCTGAATATTCTCTTAAAAGGGTTGGTTGATCCGTGA
- a CDS encoding efflux RND transporter permease subunit: MVVNNTIVLIDYTNRLHQLGMHLRDAIIAAGCTRLRPVLLTAATTILGLLPMVTGIAYNFHKMEISWVSESSQWWSSMASAVIFGLALATVLTLVVVPTLYALIYTTTRATERGVKRIHRAYWAPFYRITGTTSEEEKQL, translated from the coding sequence GTGGTAGTCAACAACACCATCGTGCTCATCGACTATACCAACAGGCTGCACCAGCTAGGGATGCACTTACGTGATGCAATCATCGCTGCTGGATGCACCCGTTTGAGACCTGTCCTTTTGACAGCGGCAACAACAATCCTCGGTCTTTTGCCCATGGTCACCGGCATCGCCTACAATTTTCATAAGATGGAAATCTCCTGGGTCAGTGAGTCGAGCCAGTGGTGGAGTTCCATGGCCAGCGCTGTCATCTTTGGCCTGGCCCTGGCCACAGTCTTGACCCTGGTCGTTGTTCCAACTCTCTATGCACTGATCTATACCACAACTCGAGCCACCGAGCGTGGCGTCAAACGTATCCACCGAGCCTACTGGGCCCCTTTCTATCGTATAACAGGCACTACTTCTGAGGAAGAAAAACAGCTTTGA